A section of the Deinococcus taeanensis genome encodes:
- a CDS encoding adenosylcobalamin-dependent ribonucleoside-diphosphate reductase yields the protein MTTLSAQPLTNFDENAHHIARRQYLQSSDGDLSGMFRRIATWVAGAEAPEVREHWAQQYYDLMAQKKFCPGGRVLAGAGTQHGNVLNCFVQGATEHSPDTFEGVMEVARKLALVTKVGGGNGVNLDVYTPRADSSRPDTGVRGWVYMSAAHPDVQDFIEGLMRPPTQPDGDKQPIAVRNWTRVVYGPVINPELVALARSNGVSVVKSLPEGVQAVPDDMGGIIDAARKVADDAKMGLEPRIDLSVMRPEGAPIKGSGGTSSGPVSFLLEIFDNFLEWANRGAEQSGPINTLRFVYAPVLRVVRQGGTRRGAGMATISIEHPDVLDFLTAKDLDREAAEGDISTFNISILVSSTFWDTLQAGGLWPVKAQEVPGKYFLAPQPGAYVGTLPELPPRADDNAQGVPVYTTKDGAPAIPAQWLWDQIAQHAWSTGEPGLIFVDRINEYSALKNLGARYEIRSTNPCGEIPLTVGEPCDLGAINLAAYVRDSRFDEATFRADVRTAVRFLDDVLDVNVFALEDNRVASQDLRRLGLGVMGLADALIKLGLRYDSDAGRRTIYDIMSALREEAILESERLGEERGVYAVYTRNPGKVPHAPRRNVAVLTVAPTGTTSMLMGVSSGIEPIFSPFIWRKIGSEYRALLAPLFVELLETYPAPQGMTRDGGWDWDKVTEAVSENHGSVVGLPFIPDALQQVFVCAHDIKPVDHVRMQGVVQCAFDAQGYAANSLSKTINLPNDATVQDVQDAYSEAYMTGCKGITVYRDGSRQFQVLSTSKKKTRKEDEPAAEASAAADVMGEQRPTPESATPAPAARVTPALSSKPQYERPTRLRGITDMVKLTDPTSGHRRSFLVTVNELGGKPVEVMVISGRAGDEANADSEALGRVVSIALQHGVPAQAIVKTLRGINGGLYGSYNGRLVGSKADLIAVALETFQKDLDAAQLPPLAGGSTDTAQPVSAAPAGVSVDGMARERCPVCEEKAVIREEGCLKCQACGYSKCG from the coding sequence GTGACCACCCTCAGTGCGCAACCCCTGACCAACTTCGACGAGAACGCCCACCACATCGCCCGGCGGCAGTACCTGCAAAGCAGCGACGGTGACCTGAGCGGCATGTTCCGCCGCATTGCCACCTGGGTGGCGGGGGCCGAGGCGCCCGAGGTGCGCGAACACTGGGCGCAGCAGTACTACGACCTGATGGCCCAGAAGAAATTCTGCCCGGGCGGGCGCGTCCTGGCCGGCGCCGGGACGCAGCACGGCAACGTCCTGAACTGCTTCGTGCAGGGCGCCACCGAGCACAGTCCCGACACGTTTGAGGGCGTCATGGAAGTCGCGCGGAAACTTGCGCTGGTCACCAAGGTCGGCGGCGGGAACGGCGTGAACCTCGACGTCTACACGCCCCGCGCCGACAGCAGCCGCCCCGACACCGGGGTGCGCGGCTGGGTGTATATGAGCGCCGCACACCCCGACGTGCAGGACTTCATTGAGGGGCTCATGCGCCCCCCCACCCAGCCGGACGGGGACAAGCAGCCCATCGCGGTGCGCAACTGGACCCGTGTGGTGTACGGCCCGGTCATCAACCCGGAGCTGGTGGCCCTGGCCCGCTCGAATGGGGTCTCCGTCGTCAAGAGTCTGCCTGAAGGCGTGCAGGCCGTTCCGGACGATATGGGCGGCATCATTGACGCGGCCCGCAAGGTTGCCGATGACGCCAAGATGGGCCTCGAACCCCGCATCGACCTGAGCGTCATGCGGCCCGAGGGCGCACCCATCAAGGGTTCGGGCGGCACCAGCAGCGGGCCCGTGAGCTTCCTGCTTGAAATCTTCGATAATTTCCTTGAGTGGGCCAACCGCGGCGCGGAGCAGAGCGGCCCGATCAACACCCTGCGCTTCGTGTACGCCCCGGTGCTGCGCGTGGTGCGGCAGGGCGGCACGCGCCGGGGCGCGGGCATGGCCACCATCAGTATCGAGCACCCCGACGTGCTGGACTTCCTGACCGCCAAGGACCTCGACCGCGAGGCCGCCGAAGGGGACATCAGCACCTTCAACATCAGCATCCTGGTCAGCAGCACGTTCTGGGACACCCTTCAGGCGGGCGGACTGTGGCCCGTCAAGGCCCAGGAGGTCCCCGGCAAGTACTTCCTGGCGCCGCAGCCCGGAGCGTACGTCGGCACCCTCCCTGAGCTGCCCCCCCGGGCGGACGACAACGCCCAGGGTGTTCCCGTGTACACCACCAAGGACGGCGCGCCCGCCATTCCCGCGCAGTGGCTGTGGGACCAGATCGCGCAGCACGCCTGGAGCACCGGCGAACCGGGCCTGATCTTCGTGGACCGCATCAATGAGTACTCCGCCCTGAAGAACCTTGGCGCGCGCTACGAGATCCGCAGCACCAACCCCTGCGGCGAGATTCCCCTCACGGTGGGCGAACCCTGCGACCTGGGCGCCATCAACCTGGCTGCGTACGTCAGGGACAGCCGCTTCGACGAGGCCACCTTCCGCGCGGATGTCCGGACCGCCGTGCGCTTCCTCGACGACGTGCTCGACGTGAATGTCTTCGCGCTTGAGGACAACCGCGTGGCCAGCCAGGACCTGCGCCGCCTGGGCCTGGGCGTCATGGGCCTCGCCGACGCCCTCATCAAACTCGGCCTGCGCTACGACAGTGACGCTGGCCGCCGCACCATCTACGACATCATGAGCGCCCTGCGTGAGGAAGCCATTCTCGAAAGCGAGCGGCTGGGCGAGGAACGCGGCGTGTACGCCGTGTACACCCGCAACCCCGGCAAGGTCCCCCACGCCCCCCGCCGGAACGTGGCCGTCCTGACTGTCGCGCCCACCGGCACCACCAGCATGCTCATGGGCGTCTCCTCCGGCATTGAACCCATCTTCAGTCCGTTTATCTGGCGCAAGATCGGCAGCGAGTACCGCGCCCTCCTCGCTCCGCTGTTCGTGGAACTCCTCGAAACGTACCCCGCTCCGCAGGGCATGACCAGGGACGGCGGCTGGGACTGGGATAAGGTCACTGAAGCCGTCAGCGAGAACCACGGCAGCGTCGTCGGCCTGCCCTTCATCCCCGACGCCCTCCAGCAGGTGTTCGTGTGCGCGCACGACATCAAGCCCGTCGATCACGTCCGCATGCAGGGCGTCGTGCAGTGCGCCTTTGACGCGCAGGGGTACGCCGCCAACAGCCTCAGCAAAACCATCAACCTGCCGAACGACGCCACCGTCCAGGATGTTCAGGACGCCTACAGCGAAGCGTACATGACCGGCTGCAAGGGCATCACCGTGTACCGCGACGGCTCCCGGCAGTTCCAGGTGCTGAGTACCAGCAAGAAGAAAACCAGGAAGGAGGACGAGCCTGCCGCGGAAGCCAGCGCCGCCGCGGACGTTATGGGCGAACAGCGTCCCACCCCTGAATCCGCCACTCCGGCCCCTGCCGCCAGGGTGACCCCCGCCCTGTCCAGCAAACCCCAGTACGAGCGCCCCACCCGCCTGCGCGGCATCACTGACATGGTCAAACTCACCGATCCCACCAGCGGCCACCGCCGCAGCTTCCTCGTCACCGTCAATGAACTCGGCGGTAAACCTGTCGAAGTGATGGTCATCTCGGGGCGCGCCGGGGACGAAGCGAACGCCGACAGCGAAGCGCTTGGCCGCGTGGTGTCCATCGCCCTTCAGCACGGCGTGCCCGCTCAGGCCATCGTCAAGACCCTGCGCGGCATCAATGGCGGCCTGTACGGCAGCTATAACGGCCGCCTCGTGGGCAGCAAGGCCGACCTGATCGCCGTGGCGCTGGAAACCTTCCAGAAGGACCTTGACGCTGCGCAGCTGCCCCCTCTGGCGGGTGGCAGCACCGACACCGCCCAGCCTGTAAGCGCCGCCCCTGCGGGTGTGAGCGTGGACGGCATGGCCCGGGAACGCTGCCCCGTGTGCGAGGAGAAAGCCGTGATCCGTGAGGAAGGCTGCCTGAAATGCCAGGCCTGCGGTTACAGCAAGTGCGGTTGA
- a CDS encoding NAD(P)H-dependent glycerol-3-phosphate dehydrogenase, producing MRPLPVLGAGGWGTALAVNAARNGPVRLWARRGAFARVLQEDRVNVEYLPGVTLPAGLEVTAHLGEAITDAPFALVVVPSVGVPDLLAALPRELGVVLCAKGLAPDGGQLSVLARELGFTRVAVLSGPNHAEEVGRGLPAATVVASRDAGFARVVQGALMTPALRVYTSDDETGVELGGVLKNVMAVAAGLVDGLNLGDNAKAALITRGLREMNRYLGALGAREETVYGLSGLGDLVATATSRHSRNRAAGEAMGRGEHPGQGGKVVEGLRTAGLLDAWAAAHGHDLPIVRAVAQVTRGEWSPRDGVARLMEREAKPEQH from the coding sequence GTGAGACCGCTGCCGGTGCTGGGGGCGGGCGGCTGGGGGACGGCGCTGGCGGTGAATGCGGCGCGCAACGGTCCGGTGCGGTTGTGGGCGCGGCGGGGAGCGTTTGCACGGGTGTTGCAGGAGGACCGGGTGAACGTGGAGTACCTGCCGGGGGTGACGCTACCGGCGGGGTTGGAGGTGACAGCGCATTTGGGGGAGGCGATCACGGACGCGCCCTTTGCGCTGGTGGTGGTGCCGAGTGTCGGGGTGCCGGATCTGCTGGCGGCGTTGCCGCGGGAGCTGGGTGTGGTGCTGTGTGCCAAGGGGCTCGCGCCGGATGGGGGGCAGCTGTCGGTGCTGGCACGTGAGCTGGGATTTACGCGCGTGGCGGTGCTGAGCGGTCCGAATCACGCTGAGGAGGTCGGGCGGGGGCTGCCGGCCGCGACGGTGGTGGCGAGCCGGGACGCGGGTTTCGCGCGGGTGGTGCAGGGGGCGCTGATGACGCCGGCGTTGCGGGTGTACACGAGTGACGATGAGACGGGCGTGGAGCTGGGCGGCGTGTTGAAGAACGTGATGGCGGTCGCGGCGGGTCTGGTGGATGGTCTGAATCTGGGGGATAACGCGAAGGCGGCGCTGATCACGCGGGGGTTGCGGGAGATGAACCGGTACCTGGGGGCGTTGGGCGCGCGGGAGGAGACGGTGTACGGGCTGAGTGGGCTGGGGGATCTGGTGGCGACGGCCACGAGCCGGCACAGCCGGAACCGTGCGGCGGGTGAGGCGATGGGGCGGGGGGAGCACCCGGGGCAGGGGGGGAAGGTGGTTGAGGGCCTGCGTACGGCGGGGCTGCTGGATGCGTGGGCGGCGGCACACGGGCATGATCTGCCGATTGTGCGGGCGGTGGCGCAGGTGACGCGGGGGGAGTGGAGTCCGCGCGATGGGGTGGCGCGCCTGATGGAGCGGGAGGCGAAACCCGAGCAGCACTGA
- a CDS encoding class I SAM-dependent DNA methyltransferase: MQRQPFTALAAVYDAIMADVEYDHWADFVLTYARDGGLNEPGRALDLACGTGGFTRELVGGGWAVTGLDFSEAMLVEARGRLPGVPFVQGDLRTFDLGERFELVTCVFDSLNNLLGAEDLGAALRRARAHLVAGGLLAFDVNTRVGVRELWEGDAIEGLAPLPDGEEVHYHWSHHYDAEADVGVVQAFCRVGELEFVETHRERGYDPSDLEPLLAAAGFARWEIVEYPDYAPPTPDAPRVWVFAWAGASA, encoded by the coding sequence ATGCAGAGGCAGCCGTTTACAGCGCTGGCCGCCGTGTACGACGCGATCATGGCGGACGTGGAGTACGACCACTGGGCGGATTTCGTACTGACTTACGCGCGTGACGGCGGGCTGAATGAGCCTGGGCGGGCGCTGGACCTGGCGTGCGGAACGGGCGGCTTTACCCGTGAACTGGTGGGTGGGGGCTGGGCGGTAACCGGCCTGGATTTCAGTGAGGCGATGCTGGTGGAGGCCCGGGGTCGGCTGCCGGGGGTGCCGTTCGTGCAGGGGGACCTGCGGACCTTCGACCTGGGCGAGCGGTTTGAGCTTGTGACCTGCGTGTTTGACAGCCTGAACAATCTGTTGGGGGCGGAGGATCTCGGGGCGGCGCTCCGGCGGGCGCGGGCGCATCTGGTCGCGGGGGGCCTGCTGGCGTTCGACGTGAACACGCGCGTGGGGGTGCGGGAGTTGTGGGAGGGAGACGCCATTGAGGGGCTGGCGCCGCTGCCGGATGGCGAGGAGGTGCATTACCACTGGTCGCATCACTACGACGCGGAGGCGGATGTGGGGGTGGTGCAGGCGTTCTGCCGGGTGGGGGAGCTGGAGTTTGTGGAGACGCACCGGGAACGTGGGTACGATCCGTCGGACCTGGAGCCGCTGCTGGCGGCAGCCGGGTTTGCGCGGTGGGAGATCGTGGAGTACCCGGATTACGCGCCGCCCACGCCGGATGCGCCGCGCGTGTGGGTTTTTGCGTGGGCTGGAGCATCAGCGTGA
- a CDS encoding DUF2141 domain-containing protein — MKTILAATILGTLTLSACTLAGNPIQKDVTGQLSGFNANQNLGLAIVGFNNGQYTADGTQSQVIDKYLTNGFSLDLPRNVPYGTYRVIVFRDANNNNRYDTGDTVLSRDNGKRLIYAQRDNQFVSGTKAGWNLVNPDGTVQTTLLNNYDLTAQ, encoded by the coding sequence ATGAAAACCATCCTTGCCGCCACCATCCTTGGCACCCTGACCCTCAGCGCCTGCACCCTCGCCGGCAACCCCATCCAGAAAGACGTCACCGGGCAGCTCAGCGGCTTCAACGCCAACCAGAACCTCGGTCTCGCCATTGTCGGTTTCAACAACGGCCAGTACACCGCCGACGGCACCCAGAGCCAGGTGATCGACAAGTACCTCACCAACGGCTTCTCCCTTGACCTGCCCCGCAACGTCCCGTACGGCACGTACCGCGTCATCGTGTTCCGCGACGCGAACAACAACAACCGCTACGACACCGGCGACACCGTCCTCAGCCGGGACAACGGCAAACGCCTCATCTACGCCCAGCGGGACAACCAGTTCGTGAGCGGCACCAAGGCCGGCTGGAACCTCGTGAACCCCGACGGAACCGTCCAGACCACCCTGCTGAACAACTACGACCTCACCGCGCAGTAA
- a CDS encoding DUF1802 family protein, giving the protein MSLSALKEWDVQSRLLTSGELSLLVRKGGIMETHEGFEVEHRSFLLYPTFLHQNPDELQANYRELLRDDPEPGVIQFSALAEVVAVHRVESLETALQLEPLQALTAPAIERRFKYRNRPWVHALLLRVRPLLEPLVLPETPGMLGCVSWVPLSDVLMKPGEPVVPEDELLKRQMQLESLMYS; this is encoded by the coding sequence ATGAGCCTGAGTGCCCTGAAAGAATGGGATGTACAGTCCCGCCTGCTTACATCTGGAGAGCTGTCGCTGTTGGTCCGCAAGGGTGGAATCATGGAGACCCATGAGGGCTTCGAGGTCGAACACCGGTCGTTTCTCCTGTACCCGACGTTCCTTCACCAGAACCCTGATGAATTGCAGGCAAACTACCGCGAGCTTCTCCGCGATGATCCTGAGCCAGGTGTAATTCAGTTCTCCGCATTGGCAGAAGTCGTGGCAGTCCACCGAGTGGAATCTCTGGAGACAGCGTTGCAGCTCGAGCCATTGCAGGCGTTGACAGCTCCGGCGATTGAGCGGCGCTTCAAATACCGAAATCGTCCGTGGGTACACGCTCTGTTGTTGAGAGTACGGCCGCTGCTGGAGCCGTTGGTCTTGCCGGAAACGCCGGGCATGCTGGGCTGCGTCAGTTGGGTTCCCTTAAGTGACGTACTGATGAAGCCAGGGGAGCCAGTGGTGCCGGAAGACGAACTGCTCAAGAGGCAAATGCAACTGGAAAGCCTGATGTACAGCTAA
- the dnaB gene encoding replicative DNA helicase, with protein sequence MELTPRVPPHSNDAEISVLGSILLDNDTLGQLGDSVTPEMFYREGHRKIFTAMRTLQERGEPVDLVTLSEDLRVKGQLDEVGGLTYLIGLSDQVPTAAYAEHYARIVQEKATLRALISASGKAMQLAYEAQLPLEDLLDRAEKMIFEVAEQKKKGEAFQAMNEVVTETFEYITLLHQNKGIPDGVSTGFRDLDEQISGLQKGSLNVLAARPSMGKTAFALSIAQNVALRGEKAVAVFSLEMPAVQLALRMLCSEARVDMNRIRSGQLNERDFERLAHAAGRLADAPMIIDDEADLTLNNLRSKLRRIAAQNGQLGLVVIDYLQLMSGGKSTGGSDNRQQEISTISRGLKGLAREMEVPIIVLSQLSRAVEQRPNHRPMLSDLRESGAIEQDADIVMFIYRDEYYNKETDQQGIAEIIVGKQRNGPVGTVKLQFHSAHVRFNDLAPEGV encoded by the coding sequence TTGGAACTCACGCCGCGTGTTCCGCCGCACAGTAATGACGCCGAGATCAGCGTCCTGGGCAGCATTCTGCTTGACAACGACACGCTCGGGCAGCTGGGAGATTCCGTGACGCCCGAGATGTTCTACCGGGAGGGTCACCGGAAGATCTTCACGGCGATGCGCACCCTGCAGGAGCGGGGTGAGCCAGTGGACCTCGTGACGCTCAGCGAGGACCTGCGTGTGAAGGGGCAGCTAGATGAGGTGGGTGGCCTGACCTACCTGATTGGCCTGTCCGATCAGGTGCCCACGGCGGCGTACGCGGAGCATTACGCGCGGATCGTGCAGGAGAAGGCGACCCTGCGGGCCCTGATCAGTGCGTCCGGAAAGGCGATGCAGCTGGCGTACGAGGCGCAGCTGCCGCTGGAGGACCTGCTGGACCGCGCGGAGAAAATGATCTTCGAGGTGGCGGAGCAGAAGAAGAAAGGTGAGGCGTTCCAGGCGATGAATGAGGTGGTCACAGAGACCTTCGAGTACATCACGCTGCTGCACCAGAACAAGGGCATTCCGGATGGGGTGAGTACCGGGTTCCGTGACCTGGACGAGCAGATTTCAGGATTGCAGAAGGGCAGCCTGAACGTGCTGGCGGCGCGTCCGTCCATGGGGAAGACGGCGTTCGCGCTGTCGATTGCGCAGAACGTGGCGTTACGAGGCGAGAAGGCCGTGGCGGTGTTCAGCCTGGAGATGCCGGCGGTGCAGCTGGCGCTGCGCATGCTGTGCAGTGAGGCGCGCGTGGACATGAACCGAATTCGCAGTGGTCAGCTGAACGAACGGGATTTCGAGCGGCTGGCGCACGCGGCGGGTCGCCTGGCGGACGCGCCGATGATCATTGATGACGAGGCGGACCTGACGCTGAACAACCTGCGCAGCAAGTTGCGGCGCATTGCGGCGCAGAACGGGCAGCTGGGGCTGGTGGTGATTGATTACCTTCAGCTGATGTCTGGCGGGAAGAGCACGGGCGGCAGTGACAACCGGCAGCAGGAGATCAGCACGATCTCGCGTGGCCTGAAGGGCCTGGCGCGTGAGATGGAGGTGCCGATAATTGTGCTGTCGCAGCTGTCGCGCGCGGTGGAGCAGCGGCCGAATCACCGGCCGATGCTGTCGGACCTTCGTGAGTCCGGCGCGATCGAGCAGGACGCGGACATCGTGATGTTTATTTACCGCGACGAGTACTACAACAAGGAAACGGACCAGCAGGGCATTGCGGAGATCATTGTCGGCAAGCAGCGCAACGGGCCGGTTGGTACGGTGAAGTTGCAGTTTCACAGTGCGCACGTGCGGTTTAACGATCTTGCGCCGGAGGGCGTGTAA
- a CDS encoding NUDIX hydrolase: protein MAEDQAKAAGQAGGQRRRRRRRGGGTAQARPGQVTSTTATPIPAAPSKRGQKRPLADPRIGVGCIVLRGDEILLVRERGRWSLPKGGLEAGELVQDGARRETFEETGLVVELRDLAFIVEFQAVTWGHHLQFFYTGREVGGKLEPRDPDRDVQEARFVPIRQLREFIRFRPRLVALETWLRERRPRHFVFNLDKEPAMLRKRRRVGEPAAAVRGAEPEFTDEPDL, encoded by the coding sequence ATGGCGGAAGATCAGGCGAAGGCGGCAGGTCAGGCGGGCGGGCAGCGGCGGCGGCGCCGGCGCCGGGGGGGCGGTACGGCGCAGGCCCGGCCGGGTCAGGTGACGAGCACGACGGCCACGCCGATTCCGGCGGCGCCCAGCAAGCGCGGGCAGAAGCGGCCGCTGGCCGACCCGCGGATTGGCGTGGGCTGCATCGTGCTGCGTGGGGACGAGATTCTGCTGGTGCGTGAGCGGGGCCGCTGGTCGCTGCCGAAAGGTGGTCTGGAGGCCGGGGAGCTCGTGCAGGACGGCGCGCGGCGTGAGACGTTCGAGGAGACGGGGCTGGTCGTGGAGTTGCGGGACCTGGCGTTCATCGTGGAGTTTCAGGCGGTGACGTGGGGGCATCACCTGCAGTTCTTCTACACGGGCCGTGAGGTGGGCGGGAAGCTCGAGCCGCGGGACCCGGACCGGGATGTTCAGGAGGCGCGGTTCGTGCCGATCCGGCAGTTGCGGGAGTTCATCCGGTTCCGGCCGAGGCTTGTGGCGCTGGAAACGTGGTTGCGGGAGCGCCGGCCCCGGCACTTCGTGTTCAACCTGGATAAGGAGCCGGCGATGTTGCGCAAGCGGCGCCGGGTGGGGGAGCCAGCGGCAGCGGTGCGCGGGGCCGAGCCGGAGTTCACGGACGAACCGGATTTATAG
- a CDS encoding SDR family NAD(P)-dependent oxidoreductase has protein sequence MTQHPPLTAASSHPTTREVLVGQVIAVTGADQGYGRTISAALARAGASVVLIGNNSETLAAAASQMEQAGGNTIPIKADVGVPLDWLSAQTRILDIFGSLHGIVHLADKRAHTEFTMLSENEWMELFNCNVKSSVAIAQIIRRRLPGTWLTIIGPHTDERGLHVHPQRGAIQGLVEHAHREELRLNLLLPTRASSGDEALDRPVTNAVLSLASPGMASLRGNVIEVPLPPIPKLRVHEVPFL, from the coding sequence ATGACCCAGCACCCGCCCCTCACCGCGGCCTCCTCGCACCCCACAACCCGTGAGGTGCTGGTGGGGCAGGTGATCGCCGTGACCGGCGCGGACCAGGGGTACGGCCGGACCATCAGCGCCGCTCTGGCCCGCGCCGGCGCCAGCGTCGTCCTGATCGGCAACAACAGTGAAACCCTAGCCGCCGCCGCCAGCCAGATGGAGCAGGCCGGCGGGAACACCATTCCCATCAAGGCGGACGTGGGCGTGCCCCTGGACTGGCTGAGCGCCCAGACGCGCATCCTTGACATCTTCGGTTCACTGCACGGCATCGTACACCTCGCTGACAAACGCGCGCACACCGAGTTCACCATGCTCAGCGAGAACGAGTGGATGGAACTCTTCAACTGCAACGTGAAAAGCAGCGTGGCCATTGCGCAGATCATCCGCCGGCGCCTGCCGGGCACGTGGCTCACGATCATCGGCCCGCATACCGACGAACGGGGCCTGCACGTGCATCCGCAACGCGGCGCCATTCAGGGCCTCGTGGAGCACGCCCACCGGGAGGAACTGCGGCTGAACCTGCTGCTGCCCACCCGCGCCAGCAGCGGCGACGAGGCGCTGGACCGGCCAGTCACGAATGCCGTGCTGTCACTCGCATCCCCCGGCATGGCTTCCCTGCGCGGCAACGTGATCGAGGTGCCCCTGCCGCCCATTCCGAAACTGCGCGTGCATGAGGTACCGTTCCTGTGA
- the nrdR gene encoding transcriptional regulator NrdR codes for MRCPYCSAPDSKVVNSRPSDDGASIRRRRECLNCARRFTTYERAQLEPLMVVKRSGPREAFNPDKLLRGLVLATEKRPVDQDLLRAFAYGFEDEVQTSEIPSEEIGRRAMTFLRPLDDVAYIRFASVYRDFDSLERFIEEIRGLKDEQ; via the coding sequence GTGAGATGCCCCTACTGCTCGGCGCCGGACAGCAAGGTCGTGAACTCCCGGCCCAGCGACGATGGAGCCAGCATCCGGCGGCGCCGGGAGTGCCTGAACTGCGCGCGGCGCTTCACGACCTATGAGCGCGCCCAGCTGGAGCCGCTGATGGTCGTCAAGCGCAGCGGGCCGCGCGAGGCGTTCAATCCGGACAAACTGCTGCGCGGACTGGTCCTGGCCACCGAGAAACGCCCCGTGGACCAGGACCTGCTGCGCGCCTTCGCGTACGGCTTCGAGGACGAGGTGCAGACCAGCGAGATTCCCAGTGAGGAGATCGGGCGGCGCGCCATGACCTTCCTGCGCCCACTGGATGACGTGGCATACATCCGGTTTGCGAGCGTGTACCGTGATTTCGACAGCCTCGAGCGGTTCATCGAGGAGATCCGCGGCCTGAAAGACGAGCAGTAG
- a CDS encoding branched-chain amino acid ABC transporter permease has protein sequence MSAAVTPTARRDPQRTVRAAWLIGLGVLLLVLPHLIYPVLALDILAWGLFAVAFDLLFGFSGLLSFGHAAFWGTSAYLTAFLLGHGQSVPVALAGGTLGALALAVPVAFLSVRSSGIYFSMITLAFAQMVSFLALQWTDLTGGENGLQGFARPSVLGLDFSNAQVRYYVCLALFALGFAVAYRTVRSPFGQAQQAVRDSENRAQSVGYNPFRFKFTAFLISATLAGLAGSMYTFGHGVVSLEVVNWRTSGEVVMMTLLGGTTTLFGPVIGAGLVLLLRDVLTTANFPVGIMTGLVFVLVVLFFRRGVVGTVQHWLRRR, from the coding sequence GTGAGCGCCGCAGTCACCCCCACCGCGCGGCGTGACCCGCAGCGGACCGTCCGCGCCGCGTGGCTGATCGGCCTGGGTGTGCTGCTGCTCGTCCTGCCACACCTGATCTACCCGGTGCTGGCCCTGGACATTCTGGCGTGGGGTCTGTTCGCCGTGGCGTTCGACCTGCTGTTCGGCTTCAGCGGCCTGCTGTCATTCGGTCACGCGGCCTTCTGGGGCACAAGCGCGTACCTCACGGCGTTCCTGCTGGGGCACGGGCAGAGTGTCCCGGTCGCCCTGGCCGGCGGCACGCTGGGTGCACTGGCGCTGGCGGTGCCGGTCGCGTTCCTCAGCGTGCGCTCCAGCGGCATCTACTTCAGCATGATCACGCTGGCCTTCGCGCAGATGGTGTCGTTCCTGGCCCTGCAATGGACGGACCTCACCGGCGGCGAGAACGGCCTGCAGGGCTTCGCGCGTCCCAGCGTGTTGGGGCTGGACTTCAGCAACGCGCAGGTGCGGTACTACGTGTGCCTCGCGCTGTTCGCACTGGGGTTCGCCGTGGCGTACCGCACGGTGCGCAGTCCCTTCGGCCAGGCGCAACAGGCCGTGCGCGACAGCGAGAACCGCGCGCAGAGCGTCGGGTACAACCCCTTCCGTTTCAAGTTCACAGCGTTCCTGATCAGCGCCACGCTGGCCGGCCTGGCGGGCAGCATGTACACCTTCGGGCACGGCGTCGTGAGCCTGGAGGTCGTGAACTGGCGCACGTCGGGTGAGGTGGTCATGATGACGCTCCTGGGCGGCACCACAACGCTGTTCGGCCCCGTGATCGGCGCGGGCCTGGTGCTGCTGCTGCGCGACGTGCTGACCACCGCGAACTTCCCCGTGGGCATCATGACGGGGCTGGTGTTCGTGCTGGTGGTGCTGTTCTTCCGCCGGGGCGTGGTGGGCACCGTTCAGCACTGGTTACGCCGCCGGTAA